GCAGAAGTTGCTGCGGTTCTTGAAAGTGAAGAGAAATATGCATTAACTAAAAATTTGGAAAGTGATTTTAAGAAATTAGAGAATTTTTATCCAACTTATTTAAAATGGATATTTGATAAAACCGATGCTGATGGGGTGTATAGTGCATTTGTGAAGGGTAATTATTCTGATAATTTTATTAAGCTTAAAAGTGATGTTAAAATCATTTCAGATTTTAATAAGCTTTGTGAAGGATTTTCAAAGAAAGAAAAGAGAGCAGTTGCATATATGCGAAGTGTAGTAACTAATTCTAATATTGGTAGTGTTGAAGGTTATAAGACATATGATGATGTAGAGTTTAATAATTTACTTCATGACTTAGGTGTTGAGAGACTGAGAGAAATTATAAAAATACATTTAAGTAGTCATAAAGCAAAAAATGCAGCATTAGCAGCTATGAATAATGCTGAGGAAAGTCAAAAAAAGCAAAACTTAAAGTTTAATTTTGATGTTTTAAGGCGTGGCTATTCATCGCATCTCAAATTGTTATTTCATGCGTTTAAGGCTGATTATGTGTATCATGATTTTATGGGGAGCAAATATGCTGCTTTATTTACTAATTTTAAAAACGAATTTGACAACATATAATCAAATGCATCGAGTTATCCTGCATTTGATACCGTAAGTTGGTACTTAAAAAAGTAGTTAAGTCTTGGATTATAAACATCTAAGGCTTTTAATTTATACTAAGGGATACTTGTATAGATGTACTAATAAGTATGTAGATATTAATATTTGGAAACTATGTTATAATGATATATTATAATAATAAGTTTTATATGATAAAAAATCGATTTATAGATTGGGGTTTATTAAAAGGAGAGATGTTTAATGAAAAAGAGTAATAGTGTGTTATTATTGTTATTGGTTATAAATTGTGATTTTAAATCCCAAGGGGCTGACCTTCTTAAAGAGGTCTTGGTTAAAAAAAATTCTTTTGTTGCAAAACCTTTAACTATAACCCATGATTTTAAATCCCTTATAGGTAAAAATCCTGCAGTAGTACAAGATCCTGTAGTAATTAAAGATCCTGCAGTAGTTGAAGATCCTGCAGTAGTTGAAGATCCTGCAGTAGTTCAAAATCCTGCAGTAGTACAAGATCCTGTAGTAATTAAAGATCCTGCAGTAGTTCAAAATCCTGCAGTAGTTGAAGATCCTGTAGTAGTTGAAAATCCTGTAGTAGTTGAAAATCCTGCAGTAGTTGAAGATCCTGCAGTAGTTCAAGATCCTGAAGAAAGAGATGTTAAAAAATTAATACTAGAGGATGTTATAAACAGTGATTCTGTAGCAGTTGTAGAAGAGAAAAGTGTGGATGTAAAAATTGATGAATTTCTTAATGAATGTGGGATATCAGTTCAAGACAGGGAATCAAATGTATATTTAAGAGATTACTTAACCAATTCTGATTTTGATAATAACTCATTTTATACCTTTATAACTGAAATAGGTTCTATGAAGACTAAGGAGCTTTTTGAAGATTGGTTAAAAGTTTGTAACTTAATAACAGAAATTAAACCAATGATTGAAAATATTAAAAGAGAGAGATCAAAACAACAATTCATATCTGAGCTTAATATTGATTTCAACGATTCTTGTATATCCGAAGAGTTAAAAGCTCATTTTGATGATAGTGATTCTTCTATTCAAATATATCATTCATTGAGATATGCAGATAATACAATGTTACAAGATTTACTTGCAATGAAAGACAGAATTACATATGTTATAAAAGGTGAAGCAATATATGAAGGTCTAATTGGTCAAGAAAAGCAAGAAATTGATGATATACGAAAATTAGCAGTTTTTTCTGATGTTAGTGATGGAAGTTATCATAAGTATATTTATAATGATCATCAATTTTATTGTGTGTTAGGATTTTTTGGTGTTTCTAAGTTGAAAAGATTGTCAGAGGTTAATTTACATGAGTTGATTAGAGTACGAAAAGAAGCAGAGGATACTATTCAAGATGTAGAGAATGACTTCTTTGTCAAAGTTTTGAAAACTGAATTTAATGAGTGTAATGAAATCGCTGTAGATATATTACAAAGTGCATTTAGTATGGATAGTGATTATGTATTGAAAGATGAAATTATAGATTCTCATAATAGAGCTGTAAGTGGCTTTATGAGAATCACAGATCGAGCTAGAGACTTAATAAAATTTAGAAAAATATACACAAATCTATCTAGGTCTGATGCTGCAATGATTAGTTATTTACGCAGTATATTAAATAATCCTAGTATTAGTATTAAAGATGAGTATGAAATAAGTTTGAAAACGTATAGCTATTATGAGTTTGAGTATTTATTGGGTGGTTTAAATGAAGATCAGGTTGGGAAAATGATAGTAAAAATTCGACAAGCTTTGGAATTTCAAAATGATATTTTACAAAGGATAGATGCTATTAAAGACAGTAAAGGTAAAGATCAGCTAAGAAGAGATTTTTTTGATCAAAAGAAGCATTATGAATTTTTGCTCAAAACTTACTTTGATTGTGTGAATATCAATTCTAATGATATATATAATGTCTTTATGTCTTTTAAAGATAATGAAGATGGATTTAACGCCATTCAAGCCCGGATTTTAGAATTAGTATAGAAGAAGTATAAGCGAGAGGGCTTGAGAAAATTAAGCCTTAGGTATAAAAGTTCCTGTAGAGGTTGTTCCTCGAGGAGATTTATTTGAAAACTATGTTATAATAATATATTATAATAATAAGTTTTATATGATAAAAATCAATTTATAGATTGGGCTTTATTAAAAGGAGAGATGTTTAATGAAAAAGAGTAATAGTGTGTTATTATTGTTACTGGTTATAAATTGTGATTTTAAATCCCAAGGGGCTGACCCTCTTAAAGGGGTCTTGGTTAAAAAAAATTCTTTTGTTGCAAAACCTTTAACTACAACCCATGATTTTAAATCCTTTATAGGTAAAAATCCTGTAGAAGTTGTAGAAGAGAAAAGTGTGGATGTAAAAATTGATGAATTTCTTAATGAATGTGGGATATCAGCTCAAGACAGGGAATCAAATGTATATTTAAGAGATTACTTAACCAATTCTGATTTTGATAATAACTCATTTTATACCTTTATAACTGAAATAGGTTCTGTGAAGACTAAGGAGCTTTTGGGAGATTGGTTAAATTTTTATAACTTAATAACAGAAATTAAACCAATGATTGGAAATATTAAAAGAGAGAGATCAAAACAACAATTGATATCTGAGCTTGATAGTGAGTTCAACGATTCTTTTATACCAAAAGAGTTAAAAGCTCATTTTGATGATGAGAATATTGATTCTTCTATTAAAATGTATAGTTCATTAAGAGAGTCAAATGATTCAATTTTAGAATATTTACGTGAACTGAAAGACAGAATTACATATGTTATAAAAGGTGAAGCAATATATGAAGGTCTAATTGGTCAAGAAAAGCAAGAAATTGATGATATACGAAAATTAGCAGTTTTTTCTGATGTTAGTGATGGCATTTATAATGAAGATGATTATAATGATCATCAATTTTATTCTGTGTTAGGATTTTTTGGTATTGCTAAGTTGAAGAGATTGTTAGAGGTTAATTTACATGAGTTGATTAGAGTACGAAAAGAAGCAGAGGATACTATTAAGAATGTAGAGGATGACTTCTTTGTCAAAGTTTTGAAAACTAAATTTGATGAGTATAATGAATTCGCTGTAAGTATACTACGAAATGCATTTAGTATGACTAGTGATTATGTATTGAAAGATAAAATTATAGACTCTCATAATAGAATTGTAGATGGCTTTATGAGAATCACAGATAAAGCTAGACGCTCAATAAAATTTAAAACAATATACTCAAATCTGTCTAGTTCTGATGCTGCAGTTATTATTGATCTACGAACTATATTAACTGATTCTAGTATTGGCAGTAAAGATGAGGATGGAGTAAGTTTTAAAACGTATACCTATTATGAGTTTGAGTATTTATTGGGTGGTTTAAATGAAGATCAGGTTGAGAAAATGATAGTAAAAATTCGAAAAGCTTTGAAATTGCAAAATGATATTTTACAAAGGATAGATGCTATTAAAGACAGTAAAGGTAAAGATCAGCTAAGAAGAGATTTTTTTAATCAAAAGAAGCATTATGAATTTTTGCTCAAAACTAACTTTAATTGTGTTAATATCAATTCTAATGATATATATAATGTCTTTATGTCTTTTAAAGATAATGAAGATGGATTTAACGCCATTCAAGCCCGGATTTTAGAATTAGTATAGAAGAAGTATAAGCGAGAGGGCTTGAGAAAATTAAGCCTTAGGTATAAAAATTATTTAAGGCTTTTGATTTCTTTCAATTTATACGGGGGAATGCTAATTAAATATACAGGTAAATATTTCAAGAATTATGTTGTAGGATATTATAATAATAGGTTTATATGATAATAGATTAAGTTATAAATTGAGTGTATTTTTGAAAAAAAGTTAAAAAAAGGGGATATTTAATGGTTGAGGTAAAGAGTCATAATTTATTAATATTACTGTTATTGCTAATAATAAGTTGTAATGCAGGTTCTCAAGGTGTTTTTTCACTTAAAGATAGCTCGTTTAAGTATAGTTCGTTTCGAAAGAGCTCGCTTGGATACAGTTCTCTTAGTGATAGCTCGTTTCGAAGAAGCTCGTTTAGTAGTAATTCTTTTAAAAGGAACTCGAGTGATATAATATCATCTAGAGAAAATTTGCTTAAAGGGGACTTGCTTGAAAAATCACTGGTTGAAGCATCCACAGTTAAAAATAATGTAAAAAAATTGGGCAAAAGTAATATCTTAAATCCTTCTGAAATGGGGAGCGTAGGGGTAAAGCTAGATGTTAAGCTTGACAAGCTTCTTGGTACATTTGGGATACCCTTTAACGAAAGGCAAGTAATTACATATATACAAAGAATATTAACTGATCCTAATATTGGTGGTTCTCTAGGTTATAAATTTTATGATAACGAAGAATTTTATAACTTGCTTAGTGATTTAGGTGCTTTAAGATTGAAAAAAATTATAGAATTTCATTTAAAGATTATTGAAGCGCAAAATGATGCTAAAGTAGCTATTCGCGATGTGAAGGATACAAAATTAAAAGAGAGATTGCAAACTAGATTTAAAGAATACAATAAGGCTTATCCATTGCATTTAAAAGGATTATTCAGTAAAGCTATTTCTGATAATGTTTATGATAAAGTTATAGGTAGTGATTATAATTTTAAGTTTAATACGATTACGGACAAAGCTCGTAGCATGATAAACTTTGAAAGTCTATATGCAGAATTGTCAGGTGATCAAAGGATTGCAGTTGATAATATACGGATGATAGTAACTGATCCTAGTATTGGTAGTACCGAAGGTTATAAGACGTATAGTACGGATGAGTTTTATAACTTACTTTATAGCTTAGATGCTTTTAAGATCAAGACACTTATAAAATTTCATGTAGAAAATGTTATAGCACGCAACGAGTCTCTAGCAGCTATTCGAGATGTTAAGGATGCAAAATTAAAAGATAGATTACAAACTAGATTTAAAGAGTACAATAAGGCTTATCCATTACATTTAAAAGAATTATTCAATGAATCTACTCCTGAGGGGGTGTATGGTAGAGTTATAAATAGTAAATATGCGTCTAAATTTGTTGAAGTTAAATCAGCCTCTCTTGGTTTTATAAAAAGTAGATCTCCATATACAGGGTTATCAGGTGATAAAGGTATTGTAATTGAATATATGCGGGGAGTAGTAACTGATGCTGATATTGGAAGTTAGCTAGGTTACAAGACTTATGATAATGAAAAATTTTATAGCTTACTCTATAGTTTAGGTGATGTTAAGTTGGGTGAGATTATAAACCATATTCAAATAACTCTTAAAGCACGAAGTGATGTCCAAGCTAGCTATAGAGGATGTTAAGGACGCGAACTTAAAACAGAAATTGGTACGTAAGTTTAAAGAAAAGGAGCGTTCTTATTTAGTTGCGTTAAAATCGGTCTTTAATAAATCTACTCCTGGGGAAGTGTATAGGGCCGCTATAGGTATTGATCATTCGAATAATTTTATATCCATTAAAAGTGATGTTGCTAGTCATTTACGCAAAAGAGAGGTTTAGTACTTAGAAGAGTAGTTAAACTTTGGATTTCAAACATCTAAGGTTTTTTATTTATACTTATAAATATTGCTAAATGAGGACTGTATACTTATGTCTTTTGAAATATTTGCTCATAACAATTAAATATGAAGAAGGATATTGCAGCACAGTCTTTGCTTGAGAAGAGATTAAACCTGTGCATGGAGACAAGATTTATGTTATCAAAATCAACATATAGTGTTTAACACTAAAAGTCTAATGCTACCCTGAGTAAGGGGCTTTATTGATGCTTGAGCATAAGAAACATTGTAATGCGTATCAGTATACCAAAATTAAGGCTTACATTGCAAGCTTGTCTAATTCTCATATGACAAAAGATTATTTAATGTAGACTTAAAATGCCTTAAAAAAGTTTGCTATTCTATCTGAATTTAATATACTGTACGGAAGTCATTGATTTCTTTTTTTGTATGGACTATAAAACTGTCAAGAACCCAAAACCTGTTTTATTCTTATATAATGTTAAAAAAAATATTATGGATGGAAGTTATGTTAATGCTTGGATGTTGTGATAATATAGTAATGTGTTTTATATGATAATGGATTAAACTTAAAAGGAGATATTTAATGATAAAGGTAAATCATCTTGGTGAGTTCTTAGCCTTAGCCTTAATATTAATGTTGTTATTCTTGCTAATTATAAGTTGTAATTTAAAATCCCAAAGAGATATTGCGTTTAGAGAGAATTTAACTGTAGACGGATCTTTAAAAAATTTAAAAAAGCCTGTTGTAGGCGATATAACTGTTAAAATTAATAATCTGTTAGATGCATTTAGGATATTTGATGATGAGAGAGACGTAATTAATAATATACAAATTGCAATCACTGATCCTAATATTGGTAGTGCTGGAGGTTTCAAAACGTATGATATGGATGAGTTTTATAATTTGCTTGATGGTTTAGGTTCTCTTAAGCTTAAGGAAATTATAAAAGTTCATTCAAATGCTCTTGAAGTTCAGGTCCAAGCAGAAAGAGAAGCTAGATCAGTTATTGATAGTGTTAAGGGAGACGTATTAAAGCGACGTTTGGAGAATATGTTTAATCAGCACAAGGATTACTGTCTATCTTATTTAAAATGGTTATTTAATGATCCTACCCCTGACACGGTGTATTTTAGAGTGATAAATGATAATTATGTTGATAAGTTTAGTAAGATTAAAGACCGTATTCAAAGTGTTATAGAGGATGAAAGGCAATATGCAGGGTGGATGTCAGCGTCAGAGCTTGAATCAATTGCATTTATACGAGATATATTAACCGATCCTAGTATTGTTGGTTATGGAGGTCTTAAGACCTATAGTAACTCTGAGTTTTATAACTTGTTAAGGAATTTAGGTGATACTATTTTGAAGGAAATTATACAATTTCATTTAAATAATCTTAGAACAGAAAATGCGGCTTTAGTAGCTATTGAGAATCTTCAAGAAGGTTATGAAAAACAACAATTGCAATATAAATTGTATTTTTATAAGCTTAAATATTCATTATATTTGAAAGAGTTATTTAGTGAGCCTACTTCGGATGATATTTATCGCAAATTTCTGGTTAGTCTTTATGATTTTTTTAATCTTTTTGCTAAGCTTGAGAGCGATGCTTTAGGCATTATGAGGGGGAAGGAACTATACTCAGGACGGATGTCTTCTTCAGAGCTTGCAGTAATTTGGTATATACTACTTGTAATAACTGATCCTGATATTGGGGGTTTCACAATATATAATTATGAAAGATTTTATAACTTATTAGAGCAGTTAGGTGATGTTAAGGTTAAAGTAATTATACAAAATATCCAAAAAACTCTTAAAGCACAAGATGAAGCGAAAACGGCTGTAGAGAATGTTAATGACGTGAACTTAAAACAAAGATTAGAAAGTGATTTAAAAGAAAAAAATAGCGCGTATGTGTTGGCACTAAAAGAGGCATTTGGTAAGTTGAGTTATGATTCTATTTATCAAACAACTAAAAATGTTGATTATGTTAATTGGTTTAATGCTATTAAAGATACTGCTTCTAGCAGTATTTAGAGCCAATGAAGCTATTATTTCCATAGTGAATCTTTAGCTATGATCCTTAAAGAATAGTTAAGCTTTAAATATTAAAATTTAAAGCTTTTAATTTTTATTTAAATGAGAAATATACAAGTGATATTTTTTAATAAATTATTTTAAATAAATAATATTTTAAAGTTATTATATTGTGTTAACATAATAAATAAGGTTTATATAATTAAATTAAATTTGAAAAAGGAGCTATTTAATGTTTAAGGTAAGATATTTTAGTGAGTTACCGATATTAATATCATTTTTATTGCTAATTATAAGTTGTGATTTAGACTCTTCAGAAGATTTTGTAACAAGTCTATTTGGAAAAGGATCTGTTGTAGAACGTGAGTATGAAAATTTAGTACAAAAATATTTGAAAGGACTTGTAGAAGAATTTACAGAAGATCTTTCAGAAGAGTCTAGAGTAATTACAGAAATGGATATAGATACGCGTATAGAAGAACAATTTGATTTAAAATTGAAGAATCTTTTAGACAAATTTGGAATATTTGACAAGGATAGGAAAGTCGTTGGATATATGTACCTTGTGACCACTGCGGATAATAGTGATGATATTTTAATGCTTAAGCAGTATACTAGCGATGAGTTTTTTAATTTGTTGGAACAATTAGGTGCTGAGAGATTAAAAGACATGATAGAAGCTTGTTTTAGTGATCTAAGAGCACTATCTGAATATAGACCAAAAGTTAAAGAAATTCTAAAGGATATTAAGAGGGATTCAATAAGACAAAAATTGGAGGGGGAGCTTGCTTGGTACGAAGAGTCTACTGCCTATCCATATTATTTAAGATGTGCATTTAAGGATTCTAATCCTGATGTTGTATATGCTCAAGTCATGTATGTAGGTCCTGCTTATGTTTTGGGTAGGATTTATTCAGAGGCTAAAAGCATTCTAAAGATTGAGAATGTGTACTCAGAGCAGTATTTAGAACAACCTTCTGAGAGCGAATGGAGAATAATTGATTATATACGAGATATATTAATTGATGAGAAGATTGCTCAGAATAAAAATTATAAGACGTATACTATTTCTGAGTTTTATAACTTGCTTGGTGATTTAGATGTTACTAAGATTAGGGAAATTATAAGCCGTACTCAAGAGACTCTTACAGCATACGAAGACGCCAAAGTGGCTATAAGTGGTATTAATGACTTAAGATTAAGGCAAGACTTTAGTAATAGGTTGGAGAAAAGATTGAGTGTTTATGGAAGGACCTTAAAAGGGGTCTTTAATAAATCTGATATTGATGCTATTTATAGAGCAGCTATAAATAGTAAATTTATTGATGAGTTTGCTGTGATTCAAGACGAAGCTAAACTTATTTCAATAAACTTAGCAAGTAGTTCTTCAAAAGAGTAAAAGAGTAGCTTGCTAAAAATTTCAAAAATTAAGCCTTGGATTTTAAACATCTAAGGTTTAATTTTATTTAACTAGTTTAATTTTAATTTATAATGTAAAGATAGGTAAATACTTATAATAAGTATATTAGTAATAACATAATAACAATGCTTGAAGTTTATGGTAGAAATGTTAATACAACAATAGGTTTATCTTATAATAAGATAATTTTAATTTGAAAAAGGAGATATTGAGTGGTCAAAAAAAGATATAAGGTTATGTTATTAGTAATAATATTATTTTTAGTAATAGGTTGTAAATTCCAAGAAAGTGCCATGCGTGATGAAAAGTTTCTTGAGAATAACCTTGTTGGAGGATTTTTTAAAGTATTTAATGATAATATAGGAGATGTTAAGCTTAATAATTTACTAAGTGCGTTTGGGATATCTTATGAGAGAAAGAAAATAATGGAAGAGATACAAAATGCAGTAACTGATCCTTATATTGGTAAACTTGAAAGTTATAAGACGTATAATACGGATGAATTTTATAACTTACTTTATAGTTTAGGTGCTCTTAAAGTAGAGGAGATGATAGATTCTCATTTTAAAAATCTTCAAGTTCAAGGTGAGGCTCGCAATGCCATAAAGGATATAATTGAATCTGACTTAAGACAAGAAATGCAAAATAGGTTTAATGATCACGTGAATGATTATCCATTATATTTAAAATGGTCATTTAATGACCTTACTTCTGGTGGGGTGTATAATCGATTTATGAATGGTGGTTATTTTATTGGGTTTGCTAAAATTAGAGACGATTCTATAGACATTTTAGGGGGTGATGATGTATACATGGGGCTTTCTGATTCACAGCAAGATGTAATTGATGATATGCGAGATATGGTAATTGATCCTAAGAGAGGCTCTTTGATGCACGTAACTTATGATACTAAAGGTTTTTATGACTTATTAAATAAGATGCGTGCTGCTAAGGTTAAGAAAATGATAAAGGTGTATTTGGAGAACAAAAAAGCACGACAAGAATTAGAACTAGAAGCTAGAGAAGCTATTTTGGAGGTTAATAGAGAGGAATTGAAACAACGCTTGGAGAATGATCTTAATAAATTGAATG
The genomic region above belongs to Borrelia parkeri and contains:
- a CDS encoding BTA121 domain-containing protein surface lipoprotein; translated protein: MKKSNSVLLLLLVINCDFKSQGADLLKEVLVKKNSFVAKPLTITHDFKSLIGKNPAVVQDPVVIKDPAVVEDPAVVEDPAVVQNPAVVQDPVVIKDPAVVQNPAVVEDPVVVENPVVVENPAVVEDPAVVQDPEERDVKKLILEDVINSDSVAVVEEKSVDVKIDEFLNECGISVQDRESNVYLRDYLTNSDFDNNSFYTFITEIGSMKTKELFEDWLKVCNLITEIKPMIENIKRERSKQQFISELNIDFNDSCISEELKAHFDDSDSSIQIYHSLRYADNTMLQDLLAMKDRITYVIKGEAIYEGLIGQEKQEIDDIRKLAVFSDVSDGSYHKYIYNDHQFYCVLGFFGVSKLKRLSEVNLHELIRVRKEAEDTIQDVENDFFVKVLKTEFNECNEIAVDILQSAFSMDSDYVLKDEIIDSHNRAVSGFMRITDRARDLIKFRKIYTNLSRSDAAMISYLRSILNNPSISIKDEYEISLKTYSYYEFEYLLGGLNEDQVGKMIVKIRQALEFQNDILQRIDAIKDSKGKDQLRRDFFDQKKHYEFLLKTYFDCVNINSNDIYNVFMSFKDNEDGFNAIQARILELV
- a CDS encoding BTA121 domain-containing protein surface lipoprotein — translated: MKKSNSVLLLLLVINCDFKSQGADPLKGVLVKKNSFVAKPLTTTHDFKSFIGKNPVEVVEEKSVDVKIDEFLNECGISAQDRESNVYLRDYLTNSDFDNNSFYTFITEIGSVKTKELLGDWLNFYNLITEIKPMIGNIKRERSKQQLISELDSEFNDSFIPKELKAHFDDENIDSSIKMYSSLRESNDSILEYLRELKDRITYVIKGEAIYEGLIGQEKQEIDDIRKLAVFSDVSDGIYNEDDYNDHQFYSVLGFFGIAKLKRLLEVNLHELIRVRKEAEDTIKNVEDDFFVKVLKTKFDEYNEFAVSILRNAFSMTSDYVLKDKIIDSHNRIVDGFMRITDKARRSIKFKTIYSNLSSSDAAVIIDLRTILTDSSIGSKDEDGVSFKTYTYYEFEYLLGGLNEDQVEKMIVKIRKALKLQNDILQRIDAIKDSKGKDQLRRDFFNQKKHYEFLLKTNFNCVNINSNDIYNVFMSFKDNEDGFNAIQARILELV
- a CDS encoding BTA121 domain-containing protein surface lipoprotein, whose amino-acid sequence is MVEVKSHNLLILLLLLIISCNAGSQGVFSLKDSSFKYSSFRKSSLGYSSLSDSSFRRSSFSSNSFKRNSSDIISSRENLLKGDLLEKSLVEASTVKNNVKKLGKSNILNPSEMGSVGVKLDVKLDKLLGTFGIPFNERQVITYIQRILTDPNIGGSLGYKFYDNEEFYNLLSDLGALRLKKIIEFHLKIIEAQNDAKVAIRDVKDTKLKERLQTRFKEYNKAYPLHLKGLFSKAISDNVYDKVIGSDYNFKFNTITDKARSMINFESLYAELSGDQRIAVDNIRMIVTDPSIGSTEGYKTYSTDEFYNLLYSLDAFKIKTLIKFHVENVIARNESLAAIRDVKDAKLKDRLQTRFKEYNKAYPLHLKELFNESTPEGVYGRVINSKYASKFVEVKSASLGFIKSRSPYTGLSGDKGIVIEYMRGVVTDADIGS
- a CDS encoding BTA121 domain-containing protein surface lipoprotein is translated as MSKLAIEDVKDANLKQKLVRKFKEKERSYLVALKSVFNKSTPGEVYRAAIGIDHSNNFISIKSDVASHLRKREV
- a CDS encoding BTA121 domain-containing protein surface lipoprotein, whose protein sequence is MIKVNHLGEFLALALILMLLFLLIISCNLKSQRDIAFRENLTVDGSLKNLKKPVVGDITVKINNLLDAFRIFDDERDVINNIQIAITDPNIGSAGGFKTYDMDEFYNLLDGLGSLKLKEIIKVHSNALEVQVQAEREARSVIDSVKGDVLKRRLENMFNQHKDYCLSYLKWLFNDPTPDTVYFRVINDNYVDKFSKIKDRIQSVIEDERQYAGWMSASELESIAFIRDILTDPSIVGYGGLKTYSNSEFYNLLRNLGDTILKEIIQFHLNNLRTENAALVAIENLQEGYEKQQLQYKLYFYKLKYSLYLKELFSEPTSDDIYRKFLVSLYDFFNLFAKLESDALGIMRGKELYSGRMSSSELAVIWYILLVITDPDIGGFTIYNYERFYNLLEQLGDVKVKVIIQNIQKTLKAQDEAKTAVENVNDVNLKQRLESDLKEKNSAYVLALKEAFGKLSYDSIYQTTKNVDYVNWFNAIKDTASSSI
- a CDS encoding BTA121 domain-containing protein surface lipoprotein → MFKVRYFSELPILISFLLLIISCDLDSSEDFVTSLFGKGSVVEREYENLVQKYLKGLVEEFTEDLSEESRVITEMDIDTRIEEQFDLKLKNLLDKFGIFDKDRKVVGYMYLVTTADNSDDILMLKQYTSDEFFNLLEQLGAERLKDMIEACFSDLRALSEYRPKVKEILKDIKRDSIRQKLEGELAWYEESTAYPYYLRCAFKDSNPDVVYAQVMYVGPAYVLGRIYSEAKSILKIENVYSEQYLEQPSESEWRIIDYIRDILIDEKIAQNKNYKTYTISEFYNLLGDLDVTKIREIISRTQETLTAYEDAKVAISGINDLRLRQDFSNRLEKRLSVYGRTLKGVFNKSDIDAIYRAAINSKFIDEFAVIQDEAKLISINLASSSSKE
- a CDS encoding BTA121 domain-containing protein surface lipoprotein, whose amino-acid sequence is MVKKRYKVMLLVIILFLVIGCKFQESAMRDEKFLENNLVGGFFKVFNDNIGDVKLNNLLSAFGISYERKKIMEEIQNAVTDPYIGKLESYKTYNTDEFYNLLYSLGALKVEEMIDSHFKNLQVQGEARNAIKDIIESDLRQEMQNRFNDHVNDYPLYLKWSFNDLTSGGVYNRFMNGGYFIGFAKIRDDSIDILGGDDVYMGLSDSQQDVIDDMRDMVIDPKRGSLMHVTYDTKGFYDLLNKMRAAKVKKMIKVYLENKKARQELELEAREAILEVNREELKQRLENDLNKLNDDYSLYFKGLFDTSSSDNVYFRVIDDNYATRFIKIKNNVGYIVEFDKLYKGLSDVQRKILDDEIRVIVTDADIGKDKDYKIYDDFTFELLLGELGTTKVEKMIQVYFKRQVTQNEVRNAIGNISGDDAKQRLRNIFVRYKNDYKLHLKELFSESTADEIYNRFINDDYTIGYYAD